A genome region from Lucilia cuprina isolate Lc7/37 chromosome 3, ASM2204524v1, whole genome shotgun sequence includes the following:
- the LOC111686638 gene encoding protein lifeguard 1-like: MGGLLLISLVVFIIFGLFTLFWPLRPLLMVYSSLGALLFGIYMIYDTQLMMGGHHKYSLSPEEYVFAALNLYLDIINIFMHILYVITSGRS; this comes from the coding sequence ATGGGCGGTTTGTTGTTAATATCACTGGtggtatttataatttttggatTATTTACATTATTCTGGCCGTTACGTCCTCTATTAATGGTGTACAGTTCATTGGGTGCTTTACTTTTTGGCATTTATATGATATATGATACACAACTAATGATGGGTGGCCATCACAAGTATTCGCTGAGTCCAGAGGAATATGTTTTTGCtgctttaaatttgtatttagatataattaatatatttatgcatattttgtatgttataaCATCGGGTAGAtcttaa